A genomic segment from Pistricoccus aurantiacus encodes:
- a CDS encoding phospholipase A, translating into MKMPQGLKAFAIGLSLLSLSGVALADNALTQTPTTIEATAPGVDSDEQQTQQRREEPQALNEARERRALERASARNPFSITTYRRNYLLPITYNFNPDEQAFREISNENVGNAEVKFQFSAKFNLAKDLFGNNGDLYFAYTQRSWWQAYNSEASSPFRETNFEPEVFLSFDNNFSWLGWTNTYNRIALNHQSNGRSDPLSRSWNRLYVEGTFQKGDWAVVIAPHWRIPESDDEDDNPDIERYVGYGDITVARRLFDDQEATLTWRGNPRTGYMGVGADYSWPLFNSVRGYIQYYYGYGESLVDYNHRNNRLGIGFSINPFFPRRP; encoded by the coding sequence ATGAAAATGCCCCAGGGTTTGAAGGCATTCGCTATCGGCTTGTCTCTGCTGTCCTTGTCAGGTGTCGCGCTGGCAGACAATGCGCTGACTCAGACGCCAACTACCATCGAAGCAACAGCGCCAGGCGTGGATAGCGACGAACAGCAAACACAGCAGCGCCGCGAAGAACCGCAAGCCCTGAACGAAGCGCGGGAGCGACGCGCGCTTGAGCGGGCTTCGGCGCGCAATCCGTTTTCGATCACCACCTATCGCCGCAACTACCTGCTACCCATCACCTACAATTTCAATCCCGATGAGCAAGCCTTCAGGGAAATCAGCAACGAAAACGTCGGCAATGCCGAAGTCAAGTTCCAGTTCAGCGCCAAGTTCAATCTGGCGAAAGATCTGTTCGGCAACAATGGCGATCTCTATTTTGCCTATACTCAGCGCAGCTGGTGGCAGGCTTATAACTCCGAGGCTTCTTCACCGTTTCGTGAAACCAACTTCGAACCTGAAGTGTTTCTCAGTTTCGACAACAACTTCTCCTGGCTGGGCTGGACCAACACCTACAATCGAATTGCGTTGAACCATCAGTCGAACGGTCGTTCCGATCCTTTGTCGCGTAGTTGGAACCGACTTTATGTGGAAGGCACCTTTCAAAAGGGCGATTGGGCAGTGGTGATTGCGCCACATTGGCGAATTCCGGAATCCGACGACGAGGACGACAATCCGGATATCGAACGCTATGTAGGCTACGGTGACATCACCGTGGCACGCCGGCTGTTCGATGACCAGGAGGCGACTCTTACCTGGCGAGGCAACCCTCGTACCGGCTACATGGGAGTCGGAGCAGATTATTCCTGGCCCTTGTTCAATAGTGTGCGCGGCTACATACAATATTATTACGGCTATGGCGAAAGCCTGGTCGACTACAATCATCGCAACAATCGGCTCGGCATCGGTTTCAGCATCAACCCTTTCTTTCCGAGGCGGCCCTGA
- a CDS encoding TlyA family RNA methyltransferase encodes MMRLDQLLVTQGLARSRTRAQRLIRHGRVSLADQRPLLRPAEKLPLDSPLVVTADPEERYASRAGLKLEALLNHLELRLDDRLVLDVGQSTGGFTDCALQHGAAHVIGIDVGHDQLDPRLREDPRVTCLEGINARDMTQSPALRKVLVRQAPKTLSLAIMDVSFISQTLILPSLAELLPVGGELLSLVKPQFEVGPGKVNAQGIVTDPLLYEEVEKKLRQCCASCGFEVLDWRDSPIAGGDGNREFLLHARHQ; translated from the coding sequence ATGATGCGGCTCGACCAGCTGCTGGTGACGCAAGGCCTGGCGCGCTCCCGCACCAGGGCGCAGCGCCTGATTCGTCATGGCCGGGTCAGCCTGGCGGATCAACGTCCGCTCTTGCGACCGGCGGAAAAGCTGCCGCTGGATAGCCCGCTGGTGGTAACGGCGGATCCGGAGGAACGCTATGCCTCGCGAGCGGGGCTAAAGCTCGAAGCGCTGCTGAATCATCTCGAGCTGCGCCTCGACGATCGCCTGGTGCTGGATGTCGGTCAGTCCACCGGCGGTTTTACCGACTGCGCCTTGCAGCATGGTGCGGCTCACGTCATCGGTATCGACGTCGGTCACGACCAGCTCGACCCTCGATTGCGAGAAGATCCTCGAGTCACCTGCCTGGAGGGCATCAACGCGCGCGACATGACGCAAAGCCCCGCGCTCAGGAAAGTCCTCGTCCGCCAGGCGCCTAAAACACTCTCCCTAGCGATCATGGACGTTTCCTTTATTTCCCAGACGTTGATCCTGCCGTCACTGGCCGAACTGCTGCCCGTAGGCGGCGAGCTGCTTTCCCTGGTCAAGCCACAGTTCGAGGTAGGCCCGGGCAAGGTCAATGCCCAGGGGATAGTGACCGATCCACTTCTTTATGAGGAGGTGGAAAAGAAGCTTCGCCAGTGCTGCGCCAGCTGCGGTTTCGAGGTGCTTGACTGGCGGGATAGTCCTATCGCAGGGGGCGACGGCAATCGCGAATTTCTCCTGCATGCACGCCATCAATGA
- a CDS encoding YqjK family protein: MNFESRAHRERRLRKAKLESLIEQQRIDLLVDSQRFREATSGIDHAWHTLMRWKVPLYGLGGLLVVRSARKPHSLRRWGQRAMAGAFLFQRIRKLLAVLR; the protein is encoded by the coding sequence GTGAACTTTGAGTCTCGTGCACACCGAGAGCGACGCTTGCGCAAGGCGAAACTCGAATCACTGATCGAGCAGCAGCGTATCGATCTGCTGGTGGACTCTCAGCGCTTTCGTGAAGCCACCAGCGGCATCGATCATGCCTGGCATACTTTGATGCGCTGGAAAGTGCCTCTTTACGGGCTCGGCGGGCTGCTGGTCGTGCGAAGCGCCAGGAAACCTCATTCGCTCAGGCGCTGGGGACAGCGTGCCATGGCGGGTGCATTCTTGTTTCAAAGGATACGCAAGCTACTCGCTGTTCTGCGTTGA
- a CDS encoding phage holin family protein: MSTGQGPAERVFDATKRLISSLIQSGETRLRLAVVELEEERSRLFLLLLLTCFSLILMLLGMMLLTLLIVVLFWDSHRIAAIVTCIVLLLGGGLGLASWVVYKARQRTLLKSTLRQLKADRRLLGNQREL, from the coding sequence ATGTCCACAGGCCAAGGACCGGCGGAGCGCGTCTTTGACGCCACCAAACGCCTGATCTCGAGCCTGATCCAAAGCGGCGAGACGCGACTGCGTCTTGCCGTGGTCGAACTCGAGGAAGAACGCTCACGTCTTTTCTTGCTGCTGCTGCTGACCTGTTTCAGCCTTATCCTGATGCTGCTTGGCATGATGCTATTGACGCTGCTGATTGTCGTGCTGTTCTGGGACAGCCATCGTATCGCCGCTATCGTCACTTGTATCGTGCTGTTGTTGGGAGGAGGCCTCGGGCTGGCCAGTTGGGTCGTTTACAAAGCCCGTCAGCGCACTCTTCTGAAAAGCACGTTGAGACAACTCAAGGCGGATCGCCGGCTGCTGGGGAATCAGCGTGAACTTTGA
- a CDS encoding DUF883 family protein, translated as MANRTPNIDASTDQLKSDLRHLSQTVEELVHATADDSRSNVKELRERAEKRLKDTRSRLEARGERLYHDAYDSAVHQADAFDEYVRDNPWRSVGIGTLLGIIVGFILGRR; from the coding sequence ATGGCTAACCGCACACCGAATATCGACGCCAGTACCGATCAGCTGAAATCGGATCTGCGTCATCTTTCCCAAACCGTCGAAGAGCTGGTTCATGCAACCGCGGATGACTCGCGCAGCAACGTCAAGGAGCTTCGGGAGCGAGCCGAAAAACGCCTGAAAGACACACGCTCACGCCTCGAGGCACGGGGCGAAAGACTTTATCACGACGCTTACGACAGCGCCGTTCACCAAGCGGATGCCTTCGACGAGTATGTTCGTGACAATCCTTGGCGCAGTGTGGGTATCGGTACTCTCCTGGGCATCATCGTCGGCTTTATTCTCGGGCGGCGTTGA